The following are encoded together in the Roseovarius sp. EL26 genome:
- a CDS encoding invasion associated locus B family protein produces the protein MKNLRVTAILFCAAVLSHNAVLNAQETTETSNIQVFDDWRVACEPEQTCRMAQTVVQLPEKRLILQAKIFQGEAPTLLLTFPLGILLSTGWQYQVDGGNATLLPFEICNIDGCHVGVKLTPNLVKRLKRGNSLNIIFRDAGNAKVEPVISLTGFTKAYEALK, from the coding sequence ATGAAAAATTTACGAGTAACAGCAATTTTATTCTGTGCTGCAGTTTTGTCCCACAATGCAGTTCTGAACGCCCAAGAAACAACAGAGACTTCAAATATTCAGGTCTTTGATGATTGGCGTGTTGCGTGCGAGCCAGAGCAAACCTGTCGAATGGCGCAAACCGTTGTGCAGCTCCCGGAAAAACGCCTCATTTTACAAGCTAAGATATTCCAAGGAGAGGCGCCGACGCTCTTGCTGACGTTCCCACTTGGCATTTTGCTCAGCACAGGTTGGCAGTATCAGGTTGATGGTGGCAATGCCACTCTGTTGCCCTTCGAGATCTGTAATATCGATGGTTGCCATGTTGGTGTGAAACTTACCCCTAACCTGGTCAAACGCCTCAAACGTGGCAACAGCCTCAACATCATATTTCGTGATGCGGGTAACGCCAAAGTAGAGCCCGTGATTTCTCTCACCGGGTTCACAAAAGCCTATGAAGCGTTGAAATGA
- a CDS encoding tetratricopeptide repeat protein, translating to MISAIRFGVQAAAVMSVVTFASGACAQTSEVLDSEENAVVSPQLIEISLAALEAQDYEAASEGLAQAFKDGEADGAFYLGRMVELGLGSAPDMKAAIALYLAGSSRGSAPAKNRLGVLHIQGQGVLQDFERGAQLVCEAAELGDPNGAFNCGSLLREGKGTAQDEVAAYDMFRMAAEQGHLGAKNEYANGLLEGKYLAQDVDGAVQLFQQTAAEGNPIGLYALGQAFATGLSVEQDIVKAHSYFNIAAALDHPLAGEARAGIELAMSAEEITSAQKLAKAWRPQQPQ from the coding sequence ATGATTTCAGCGATACGGTTTGGCGTGCAAGCAGCGGCAGTTATGTCTGTGGTGACTTTTGCATCCGGTGCCTGTGCTCAGACATCTGAAGTTTTGGATTCTGAAGAAAACGCTGTTGTATCACCGCAATTGATTGAGATTTCATTAGCCGCACTTGAGGCCCAAGACTATGAGGCGGCATCCGAAGGGCTTGCGCAGGCGTTTAAGGACGGTGAGGCCGATGGCGCCTTTTATCTGGGTCGCATGGTTGAGCTTGGTCTTGGTAGTGCGCCTGATATGAAAGCGGCGATTGCGCTTTATTTGGCTGGCAGTTCGAGAGGTTCGGCACCTGCCAAAAATCGCTTGGGTGTATTGCATATCCAAGGGCAGGGCGTTTTGCAGGACTTTGAGCGGGGGGCGCAGCTAGTGTGCGAGGCGGCAGAACTTGGTGACCCCAATGGCGCCTTCAACTGCGGCAGCCTGCTACGTGAGGGCAAAGGTACAGCCCAGGATGAAGTGGCCGCCTATGATATGTTTAGGATGGCTGCCGAGCAGGGGCATTTGGGTGCAAAGAATGAATATGCCAATGGCCTGCTCGAGGGTAAATACCTCGCGCAGGACGTTGATGGTGCGGTTCAGCTGTTTCAACAAACTGCTGCAGAGGGCAATCCAATTGGCCTCTACGCCTTGGGTCAAGCTTTTGCGACGGGCCTGAGCGTTGAACAGGACATCGTGAAAGCGCATTCTTATTTCAATATTGCAGCTGCGCTGGATCATCCACTAGCAGGTGAGGCGCGGGCGGGAATTGAGCTGGCGATGTCGGCTGAGGAAATCACATCAGCGCAAAAACTGGCGAAGGCCTGGCGGCCGCAGCAACCGCAATAA
- a CDS encoding DUF2846 domain-containing protein, which translates to MKSLKCTMALLVGAAFLSACTETPQTSEKPTQTSSAAAIDTNSAQPDDVKPAAPLASDGETKIVIYRTSYGGFAVQPKVFVDGKEAAQCTPGRATTLKVSPGTHKLTAKTLSEKALTVSVPKGGTAYVRCSISVGLVVGGAKLVSVSANEAAPKAAKLNQIAAN; encoded by the coding sequence ATGAAAAGCTTGAAATGCACAATGGCTTTGCTGGTGGGGGCTGCGTTTCTGAGTGCTTGCACTGAGACGCCTCAAACATCGGAGAAACCGACCCAGACGAGTTCTGCTGCTGCGATCGACACAAATTCAGCGCAGCCTGACGACGTGAAACCTGCAGCACCTCTGGCCTCAGATGGTGAAACAAAAATTGTGATTTATCGCACATCTTATGGTGGATTTGCGGTTCAGCCAAAGGTTTTTGTTGATGGCAAAGAAGCTGCTCAATGTACACCCGGCCGCGCGACAACACTTAAAGTGAGCCCTGGAACGCATAAGCTGACAGCGAAAACTCTTTCCGAAAAAGCTTTGACTGTTTCTGTTCCAAAAGGTGGAACAGCTTACGTGCGCTGCTCGATTAGTGTGGGCCTTGTCGTGGGTGGGGCGAAGCTTGTCTCTGTTTCTGCCAATGAGGCGGCCCCAAAGGCTGCAAAACTTAATCAGATAGCAGCAAATTAA
- a CDS encoding filamentous hemagglutinin N-terminal domain-containing protein: MYSEQFVVPDGGTATTLSPSSGQITVNIAPADSSSISHNTYTKFSVPNAGVTLDNSVVGAGIILNEVTSANITTIEGTLSVQGDKADIIVANPNGITVNGGRFHNTGNVALTTGSLGRNSSGQITSTVDAGHIEIGPGGLSGTMEELALISRSLRIDGAIEQDASDTASRLNLITGESVVSFDRDRPGGGILPWALATSHGEDSTDAILVDITRRSALSSGRISVTVTDKGAGVRIAGNHMAGAGGFRLGANGHLEINGVTLSSKGSVNIKSGSAELKSTRDNRTELSSSDSGVVLQTETGDLHLGFAKIEGAIIASDNLASSGGVTLLSMGRLTSNQSDTGQKAELIATDSHVISNGVGGIDFDGLVVTSAGDLRTGSTTQIGFSDVSAEVAEDFRALTNGALSFDASVISARNEIRLDASSIRFGANNVSQARTELVAKEGSFFAKTTEGDILNYGSLLQGRVASLIDLDTKGGMTLISARKLLNQSLSVKRLAVAFGQIEDLYVRAKGDVINSTGRLFSNANISIETEGDIRNETAFTDIRNRYSQNRYKGGRRASSLFLRRSRHLDIFADYGQQKINGERSFILGAGDVTLKAANVRNVGADITGANVDIQAERTFLNEARQIGKLQFSQKCRFFCKTRGSSTLSTFDSSLTASGQLSIKAGERITSIGGRMNAISGISFNAPLTEFLPTLSASLVELRSGLFQGRGGRGGYLILQNEFGRLRSFLGKIEFGGDVVLGDTDIQSPFALEVDGTQIRSKHGSAPAAFGQKTIGLFWNVF, from the coding sequence GTGTATTCCGAGCAGTTTGTTGTACCCGATGGTGGGACGGCAACCACGCTAAGCCCAAGCTCTGGCCAGATCACGGTGAACATTGCGCCTGCGGATAGCTCTTCTATCAGCCATAATACCTATACAAAGTTTTCAGTCCCGAACGCTGGTGTGACTTTAGATAATTCGGTTGTTGGTGCTGGAATTATTTTGAATGAAGTTACATCGGCCAATATCACCACCATTGAAGGCACGCTGAGTGTTCAAGGGGACAAGGCTGATATTATCGTGGCCAACCCGAATGGCATCACGGTGAACGGCGGGCGTTTCCACAACACGGGCAATGTTGCGCTGACCACAGGCAGTCTTGGGCGCAATAGCTCGGGGCAAATCACCTCAACAGTTGACGCAGGCCATATTGAAATTGGCCCTGGCGGGCTCAGTGGTACGATGGAAGAACTGGCGCTGATCTCGCGGTCCCTGCGGATCGATGGAGCGATTGAACAAGATGCATCAGATACCGCAAGCCGGTTGAACCTCATCACGGGCGAAAGCGTTGTGAGCTTTGATCGCGACCGTCCAGGAGGCGGTATCTTACCTTGGGCGCTGGCGACAAGCCACGGTGAAGACTCAACGGATGCAATTTTGGTTGATATCACGCGCCGAAGCGCTTTATCGTCCGGCCGGATCAGCGTTACTGTTACTGACAAGGGGGCTGGGGTTCGCATTGCGGGCAATCACATGGCAGGTGCCGGTGGGTTTCGCCTGGGGGCAAATGGGCATCTCGAAATTAATGGTGTGACGCTGAGCTCAAAAGGGTCCGTGAATATAAAAAGCGGATCAGCTGAGCTCAAGTCTACGAGAGATAACCGCACCGAATTGAGCTCGTCTGATAGCGGTGTGGTTTTGCAAACCGAAACGGGGGATCTCCATTTAGGCTTCGCCAAAATCGAAGGTGCGATCATTGCTTCTGATAATCTGGCGTCCTCGGGTGGTGTGACTTTGCTATCGATGGGCCGATTGACGTCCAATCAATCTGATACTGGCCAGAAAGCTGAGCTGATCGCGACTGACAGTCATGTGATTTCGAATGGCGTTGGTGGAATTGATTTCGACGGTCTAGTGGTCACATCAGCAGGGGATCTACGCACGGGCTCGACGACTCAAATCGGGTTTTCTGATGTTTCAGCCGAGGTCGCAGAAGACTTTCGGGCCTTGACCAACGGAGCGCTTAGTTTCGATGCATCGGTTATCTCAGCGCGAAACGAAATCCGATTGGATGCAAGCAGTATCAGATTTGGTGCCAACAATGTGAGCCAGGCTCGCACCGAATTGGTTGCAAAAGAGGGAAGCTTTTTTGCCAAAACAACTGAAGGCGACATATTGAACTACGGCAGTTTGCTGCAGGGCCGCGTTGCATCACTCATAGATTTGGACACCAAGGGTGGGATGACGCTTATATCGGCCAGAAAACTTTTAAATCAAAGTCTGTCAGTTAAACGCCTGGCGGTTGCTTTTGGGCAAATTGAGGATCTTTACGTTCGGGCGAAGGGCGATGTCATCAATTCAACGGGGCGTCTCTTTTCCAATGCAAACATTAGCATCGAGACAGAAGGTGACATACGGAATGAAACGGCATTTACCGACATTCGAAATCGATACAGCCAAAACCGTTATAAGGGCGGGCGTCGTGCAAGCAGCCTGTTTCTCCGTAGGTCTCGCCATTTGGACATCTTTGCAGATTACGGGCAGCAGAAGATTAACGGCGAACGGTCCTTTATTTTGGGGGCAGGGGATGTGACCTTGAAGGCCGCAAACGTGCGCAATGTGGGGGCTGATATCACTGGTGCGAATGTTGATATTCAGGCCGAGAGAACGTTTCTTAATGAAGCGCGCCAAATTGGCAAACTTCAATTTTCTCAAAAATGCCGTTTCTTTTGTAAAACACGAGGCTCATCGACACTCAGCACATTTGACAGCTCTTTGACGGCTTCCGGCCAGTTGAGCATTAAGGCGGGAGAGAGGATCACCAGTATTGGCGGGAGAATGAATGCAATATCGGGTATTTCGTTCAACGCACCTTTGACTGAATTCCTACCGACACTTTCTGCCTCTCTGGTAGAGCTGCGTTCAGGCCTTTTCCAAGGTCGCGGCGGTCGGGGCGGATATCTTATTTTGCAAAATGAATTTGGCAGGTTGCGTTCTTTCTTAGGGAAAATTGAATTCGGAGGTGATGTCGTGTTGGGAGACACGGATATTCAGTCACCTTTCGCGCTTGAGGTGGACGGCACTCAGATCCGTTCCAAACATGGAAGTGCACCTGCAGCGTTTGGCCAAAAGACGATTGGTCTCTTTTGGAATGTGTTCTAA
- a CDS encoding ShlB/FhaC/HecB family hemolysin secretion/activation protein — MALLRLSIILVLFVLQTSIVRAQEQDAGRRILEEQQRRERFEELERATTGQEITTQETGGVVVEAVCFPIEDIKLTGVTLFSDSDFAPIINRYNKQCLGQASISNLLQDLSAYYADRGYITTRAYVPAQDVSQKKLKIDVLEGRIEAFVYNRVDKDGKPIKAPVRKLKFAFPAKEGDVFQLRDIEHGLEQINRLSSSRASANLSAGEEPGTSQVVVTEQKVDTVRASIGIDNQGTEEGAEAQLRLNLAVDDLLRVNDTFNLSYSGSRNSNAIAFSGSVPYRKWLFSASASYSESLESLSLFSDLFTQTASANLRAERLLFRNERSKYYAYGAVSRYWNERFVNIAALIPQNRSAFSVGFRNEHRLEKSLIAADTSLTFGSSAFGSDRDPENPVFGTPRVEYTKLETSLNYIRPFEKGHQLVVSFTGQMSDQPLFSEEQISIGGWNSVRGYNGFSISGDTGFYIRTELQSKASSIDIRKWGKPLEDAKLWSPVGKAQGGARSFIFMDLGYVFSKPLRREFKMASVGAGMNLEVGRWTIGGTLAAPLVDQGGQRYGEFQALLSASYDLF; from the coding sequence ATGGCACTTTTGCGTCTTTCCATCATCCTTGTACTGTTTGTATTGCAAACTTCTATCGTGAGGGCGCAAGAACAAGATGCGGGACGCCGCATTTTGGAGGAACAGCAAAGACGTGAACGCTTCGAAGAATTGGAGCGCGCAACAACTGGACAAGAAATCACCACTCAGGAAACGGGTGGCGTTGTTGTTGAGGCGGTCTGCTTTCCAATTGAAGATATCAAACTGACAGGTGTGACGCTGTTTAGCGACAGTGATTTTGCACCCATCATAAACCGTTACAATAAACAATGTTTGGGACAAGCGAGTATAAGTAATCTGCTGCAAGATCTCTCAGCTTACTATGCTGACCGTGGTTACATCACGACACGAGCTTATGTGCCGGCTCAGGATGTTAGCCAGAAAAAGCTAAAGATTGATGTGCTGGAGGGGCGGATCGAGGCTTTCGTTTACAATCGTGTTGATAAAGATGGGAAGCCTATTAAAGCGCCTGTTCGGAAATTGAAGTTCGCCTTTCCAGCAAAAGAAGGCGATGTTTTTCAATTGCGCGACATTGAGCACGGTTTAGAGCAAATCAACCGCCTGAGTTCTTCACGGGCAAGTGCCAATTTGAGCGCAGGTGAAGAGCCCGGAACCAGCCAGGTTGTTGTAACCGAGCAAAAAGTCGACACGGTACGTGCCTCGATTGGGATTGATAATCAGGGGACTGAAGAGGGGGCCGAGGCACAGCTGCGGTTAAACTTGGCTGTTGACGATCTGTTGCGAGTCAATGACACATTCAATTTGTCGTACTCAGGATCGCGCAATAGCAATGCCATCGCTTTCAGCGGATCTGTACCCTACCGAAAATGGCTATTTTCAGCCAGTGCTTCCTATTCGGAATCATTGGAGAGCTTGTCACTATTTTCTGATCTCTTCACGCAAACTGCCAGTGCGAATTTAAGAGCCGAACGGTTATTGTTTCGAAATGAGCGTTCAAAGTACTATGCCTATGGGGCTGTCAGCCGCTACTGGAATGAGCGCTTTGTCAACATTGCTGCTTTGATTCCGCAGAACCGATCTGCATTCAGTGTTGGGTTTCGCAATGAACATAGGTTGGAGAAATCTTTGATTGCGGCTGATACATCACTAACCTTTGGGTCGAGTGCGTTCGGATCGGATAGAGATCCAGAAAATCCGGTCTTTGGAACGCCTAGGGTGGAATATACTAAGTTAGAGACAAGCTTAAACTACATTCGCCCCTTTGAAAAAGGTCATCAATTGGTTGTCAGCTTTACTGGTCAGATGTCAGACCAGCCGCTGTTTTCTGAAGAACAAATTTCAATTGGCGGCTGGAACTCAGTTCGTGGTTACAATGGGTTTAGCATTTCGGGGGATACAGGTTTCTATATCCGAACTGAACTGCAATCTAAGGCGAGCTCGATTGATATCAGAAAGTGGGGGAAACCATTAGAGGATGCAAAACTTTGGAGTCCTGTGGGAAAAGCTCAGGGCGGAGCAAGATCCTTTATATTTATGGACTTAGGGTATGTATTTTCAAAACCGTTACGCAGAGAGTTTAAAATGGCTAGCGTCGGGGCGGGGATGAATTTGGAAGTGGGGCGTTGGACCATTGGCGGCACGCTTGCAGCACCTTTAGTAGATCAAGGTGGCCAGCGATATGGAGAGTTTCAGGCATTGCTGTCTGCCTCATATGATTTGTTTTAA